A stretch of the Archangium violaceum genome encodes the following:
- a CDS encoding TldD/PmbA family protein, whose amino-acid sequence MSTTNTNLADAARSAVALAREKGANEASATVGRSRQVEVQWRDGRLEKVSEATTRGLSLQLYVDGRYSAVSTSDLRPEALERFISDSIAMTRALARDEYRRLPDPELYEGRSLIDLSLEDPRQEKLTADERQRFARELEEAARSVDTKGAILSVTTGFGDSHREMYRVSSNGFEGGSRGTQFFASADVSAKDSDGRRPEESDFSVARFFEDLTDAATLGRRAGERALGRLGSTKGASAVLPMAVDNRAAGRLVSMLLGPMSGASIQQKRSFLDGKLGQQVGSELLALSDEPHVKRGLGSRLFDGEGITARPLPLFEGGTLRSYFIDSYYGRKLKARPTTGSASNLAWKLGTKGQPELLADLKEGILVTGFLGGNSNGVTGDFSLGVQGFRVRGGKLAEPIGEMNIAGNQLDLWKRLVAVGNDPFPNSAMRTPTLVFEGVQFAGM is encoded by the coding sequence ATGAGCACGACGAACACGAACCTGGCGGATGCCGCGCGGAGCGCGGTCGCCCTGGCGCGCGAGAAGGGGGCCAACGAGGCCTCGGCCACCGTGGGCCGCTCGCGCCAGGTGGAAGTGCAGTGGCGCGATGGCCGGTTGGAGAAGGTCTCCGAGGCCACGACGCGGGGCCTGTCGCTGCAGCTCTACGTCGACGGGCGCTACTCCGCGGTGTCCACCAGCGACCTGCGTCCCGAGGCGCTGGAGCGCTTCATCTCCGACTCCATCGCGATGACGCGCGCCCTGGCGCGTGACGAGTACCGCCGGCTGCCGGATCCCGAGCTCTACGAGGGGCGCTCGCTCATCGATCTGTCGCTCGAGGATCCGCGCCAGGAGAAGCTCACCGCGGACGAGCGCCAGCGCTTCGCCCGGGAGCTCGAGGAGGCCGCCCGCTCCGTTGACACGAAGGGTGCCATCCTGTCCGTCACCACCGGCTTCGGGGACTCGCACCGGGAGATGTACCGGGTCAGCTCGAACGGCTTCGAGGGCGGTTCGCGTGGGACGCAGTTCTTCGCCTCCGCCGACGTGAGCGCGAAGGACTCGGATGGACGCCGGCCGGAGGAGAGCGACTTCTCCGTCGCGCGTTTCTTCGAGGACCTGACCGACGCGGCCACCCTGGGCCGCCGCGCGGGAGAGCGGGCCCTGGGGCGGCTCGGCTCGACGAAGGGCGCGTCGGCGGTGCTGCCCATGGCCGTGGACAACCGGGCCGCGGGCCGGCTCGTGTCGATGCTCCTCGGGCCCATGTCGGGCGCGTCCATCCAGCAGAAGCGCTCGTTCCTCGACGGGAAGCTCGGCCAGCAGGTGGGCAGCGAGCTCCTCGCGCTCTCGGACGAGCCGCACGTGAAGCGGGGCCTCGGCTCGCGCCTGTTCGACGGGGAGGGCATCACGGCCCGGCCGCTGCCTCTGTTCGAAGGGGGCACGCTCCGCTCCTACTTCATCGACAGCTACTACGGCCGGAAGCTGAAGGCCCGTCCGACGACGGGCAGCGCCTCCAACCTCGCCTGGAAGCTCGGGACGAAGGGGCAGCCCGAGCTCCTGGCGGACCTGAAGGAGGGCATCCTCGTGACGGGGTTCCTCGGCGGCAACTCCAACGGCGTCACGGGTGACTTCTCCCTCGGCGTCCAGGGCTTCCGCGTGCGGGGCGGGAAGCTCGCCGAGCCGATCGGCGAGATGAACATCGCGGGCAACCAGCTCGATCTCTGGAAGCGGCTCGTCGCCGTGGGCAACGATCCGTTCCCGAACAGCGCCATGCGTACGCCCACCCTCGTCTTCGAGGGCGTGCAGTTCGCGGGCATGTAG
- a CDS encoding TldD/PmbA family protein, which yields MTRRDFVGYGTTALAAAGAGQLLGCATAQRAGPGGPGGGSDGPSSSIGYFARFGVTETLIRETLAAALSRGGDYSDLFFQHRVSTAMALEDGAVNKAFTTVELGVGVRVVKGDQTGYAFTEELTLEAMRSAARTAAAIADGPSRPGPQSFHVYKDIPQRYVLKAGWDAVRPEQKLPILEGLNAAAFKSDPRISKVTLSFSDEYGAVLVADSNGRLVEDVQPMTSLYLSCVAEQNGKREQNTYGVAGRAGLEFYSPERLDRMVREAVGRTTILFEATQPPAGEMPVVLAAGSSGILLHEAIGHGMEADFNRKGTSIYADKLNKPIAHPFVNIVDDGTNEYARGAINVDDEGNVPDKTMLVENGVLTTYLHDSISAKHYKVKPTGNGRRESYRHAPLPRMRSTYMLPGPHKRDEIIASVKKGIYCSNFSNGQVNIGAGDFTFYVKNGYLIEDGKLTRPIKDVNIIGNGPKVLEKVDMVADDLVIDEGGWTCGKDGQGVPVSQGIPTVRVASITVGGRNA from the coding sequence ATGACGCGACGTGATTTCGTCGGCTACGGCACGACGGCCCTGGCGGCGGCGGGCGCGGGACAGCTGCTCGGCTGTGCAACGGCACAGCGGGCGGGCCCGGGTGGGCCTGGAGGTGGCTCGGACGGGCCGTCGAGCTCCATCGGGTACTTCGCCCGCTTCGGTGTCACCGAGACCCTCATTCGCGAGACCCTGGCCGCCGCCCTGTCGCGAGGCGGGGACTACAGCGACCTGTTCTTCCAGCACCGGGTCTCCACCGCCATGGCGCTCGAGGACGGCGCGGTGAACAAGGCGTTCACCACCGTGGAGCTCGGCGTCGGCGTGCGCGTCGTCAAGGGCGACCAGACGGGCTATGCCTTCACCGAGGAGCTCACCCTCGAGGCGATGCGTAGCGCGGCCCGGACGGCGGCGGCGATCGCGGATGGCCCCTCGCGGCCCGGCCCCCAGTCCTTCCACGTCTACAAGGACATTCCCCAGCGCTACGTCCTGAAGGCGGGCTGGGATGCCGTGCGGCCCGAGCAGAAGCTGCCCATCCTCGAGGGGCTGAACGCGGCGGCCTTCAAGTCGGATCCGCGCATCTCCAAGGTGACCCTGTCGTTCTCCGACGAGTACGGCGCGGTCCTCGTGGCCGACAGCAACGGGCGGCTCGTCGAGGACGTGCAGCCCATGACGTCCCTCTACCTCTCGTGCGTGGCCGAGCAGAACGGCAAGCGCGAGCAGAACACCTACGGCGTCGCCGGCCGCGCGGGGCTGGAGTTCTACTCGCCCGAGCGGTTGGACCGGATGGTGCGCGAGGCGGTGGGCCGGACCACCATCCTCTTCGAGGCCACGCAGCCGCCCGCGGGCGAGATGCCGGTGGTGCTCGCGGCGGGCTCGTCGGGCATCCTCCTGCACGAGGCGATCGGCCACGGCATGGAGGCCGACTTCAACCGCAAGGGCACGTCCATCTACGCGGACAAGCTCAACAAGCCCATTGCCCACCCCTTCGTGAACATCGTCGATGACGGCACGAACGAGTACGCGCGGGGCGCCATCAACGTGGATGACGAGGGCAACGTGCCCGACAAGACGATGCTCGTGGAGAACGGCGTCCTCACCACGTACCTGCACGACTCCATCTCCGCGAAGCACTACAAGGTGAAGCCCACGGGCAACGGGCGCCGCGAGAGCTACCGGCACGCGCCGCTGCCGCGCATGCGCTCGACGTACATGCTCCCGGGTCCGCACAAGCGCGACGAGATCATCGCCTCGGTGAAGAAGGGCATCTACTGCTCGAACTTCTCGAACGGGCAGGTGAACATCGGCGCGGGCGACTTCACCTTCTACGTGAAGAACGGCTACCTCATCGAGGACGGGAAGCTCACACGGCCCATCAAGGACGTGAACATCATCGGCAACGGGCCGAAGGTGCTCGAGAAGGTGGACATGGTGGCCGACGACCTCGTCATCGACGAGGGCGGCTGGACGTGCGGCAAGGACGGCCAGGGCGTGCCGGTGTCCCAGGGCATTCCCACGGTCCGGGTCGCGTCGATCACCGTGGGCGGGCGCAACGCGTGA
- a CDS encoding carbohydrate porin has protein sequence MNPPGILEHPRVHGACFALCLLVLLAESPPASASLLADRLELTMYGRVGLAWAPNSGRFIQGRTFNLTESAIGGRLEEGDYLEPTIRLHMFEKSEDPAAPYADMVLTPAMYARNGLFIGIFSNRFTDTLQIELFQAYVEAGNVLIPRLKLWAGARFYRGTDVHIADYFYFNNLTGQGVGAAYGPLDVAVLLQTSGTGAQYNFDVDGDGDLDLRRQRTVFVGQYVHKVEAGHSLHLLGELHLLPELQARLETGEEVGLPSDFGWVAGVKAHFSLGKDNFNDVSVRYGSSIASGSRAGAQTWVSFGLPGEDRLYADAAGVEVVDHFLYNFSSLLSLNAYGILHWNQGAREAPSPRSIDFAVGARSTLYLADQFHLINEATFQGLRTGSGPMATAVKLTLMPTIVPSGLRSVWARPHLRLFYTVAFYDDDAVAGLVSRYLQTIGPTSVGHYLGARVEWWF, from the coding sequence ATGAACCCGCCAGGTATCCTCGAGCACCCTCGCGTGCATGGGGCGTGCTTCGCGCTGTGCCTTCTCGTCCTGCTGGCCGAGTCTCCTCCCGCGAGCGCGAGCCTGCTGGCGGACCGGTTGGAGCTCACCATGTACGGCCGCGTCGGGCTGGCCTGGGCGCCCAACTCGGGGCGGTTCATCCAGGGCAGGACGTTCAACCTCACGGAGAGCGCCATCGGCGGACGCCTGGAGGAGGGCGACTATCTGGAGCCCACCATCCGGCTGCACATGTTCGAGAAGAGCGAGGACCCGGCCGCGCCCTATGCGGACATGGTGCTGACGCCCGCGATGTACGCCAGGAACGGGCTGTTCATCGGCATCTTCAGCAACAGGTTCACCGACACGCTGCAGATCGAGCTGTTCCAGGCCTACGTGGAGGCGGGCAACGTCCTGATTCCGAGGCTGAAGCTGTGGGCCGGCGCTCGCTTCTACCGCGGCACGGACGTGCACATCGCGGACTACTTCTACTTCAACAACCTGACCGGCCAGGGCGTGGGCGCGGCGTATGGCCCCTTGGACGTGGCGGTGCTGCTGCAGACGTCCGGCACGGGCGCGCAGTACAACTTCGACGTCGACGGGGACGGGGACCTGGACCTGCGTCGCCAGCGCACCGTGTTCGTGGGGCAGTACGTGCACAAGGTGGAGGCCGGACACTCGCTCCACCTGCTGGGAGAGCTCCACCTGCTGCCGGAGCTCCAAGCGCGCCTGGAGACGGGTGAGGAGGTCGGCCTCCCGTCGGACTTCGGCTGGGTGGCGGGAGTCAAGGCCCACTTCAGCCTGGGCAAGGACAACTTCAATGACGTGTCGGTGCGCTATGGCAGCAGCATTGCCTCGGGCAGCCGCGCTGGCGCGCAGACGTGGGTCTCGTTCGGATTGCCGGGAGAGGACCGTCTGTACGCGGACGCCGCTGGCGTGGAGGTGGTGGACCACTTCCTCTACAACTTCAGCTCCCTGCTGAGCCTCAACGCCTACGGCATCCTCCACTGGAACCAGGGGGCTCGCGAGGCGCCGTCACCCCGTTCAATCGACTTCGCGGTGGGCGCTCGGAGCACCCTGTACCTGGCCGATCAGTTCCACCTCATCAACGAGGCCACCTTCCAGGGCCTCCGGACGGGCTCCGGGCCCATGGCCACGGCGGTGAAGCTCACGCTCATGCCCACCATCGTTCCCTCTGGGCTGCGCAGCGTCTGGGCCCGTCCCCACCTGCGGCTCTTCTACACGGTGGCGTTCTATGACGATGACGCCGTGGCCGGGCTCGTCTCTCGCTATCTGCAGACGATTGGGCCCACCTCCGTGGGGCACTACCTGGGGGCCCGCGTGGAGTGGTGGTTCTGA
- a CDS encoding GspE/PulE family protein, which translates to MPAPVTPPASPPPSRSKTDFSLPFVLEALVTQRVLTADQGQNILAREQAARARVLKNQGITGKDAARYEVSPVEIVAAFQVPLADGRGVLDEDRVTEIAARAAGVPYKKVDPLKLDMALATRTVSRPFAQKHVLLPLERGQDGRLLVAVANPFDKELFESMHVLTGMPIEPVLSAKTDILKAIADIYGFKRTLARAADDFNTNPQNSSQIGNFEQLVSLSGRQELDAGDQPVVQAVDYMLRYAFDNRASDIHIEPKRNTSLVRLRIDGVLHPVYTLPAGVHPPIVSRVKTLSRIDISEKRKPQDGRIKTERDGREVELRVSTLPTAFGEKVVIRVFDPETLVQDIAQLGFDPDEKSVFESWIDQPHGIILVTGPTGSGKTTTLYSALKAVAGPDVNVTTIEDPIEMVWDGFNQVQVQPKVGLDFAGALRSILRQDPDVIMVGEIRDAETAENAVQAALTGHLVLSTLHTNDAIGAVARLMDLGVPPFLLAQSLIGMMAQRLLRRVCPHCAQPTTLTQDELAMLGAPIPLLPGGVRIVKGAGCVRCRGTGYWGRTGAFEIVNMNNELREFISRGANHRQMLDAARRGGTRTLREAAVRKLAMGLTSFDEVVRMTSVA; encoded by the coding sequence TTGCCAGCGCCCGTGACCCCGCCCGCTTCTCCTCCTCCGTCGAGGAGCAAGACCGACTTCTCCCTTCCCTTCGTCCTCGAGGCGCTCGTCACGCAGCGGGTGCTCACCGCTGATCAGGGGCAGAACATCCTCGCCCGCGAGCAGGCCGCGCGGGCCCGGGTCCTCAAGAACCAGGGCATTACCGGCAAGGACGCGGCGCGCTACGAGGTCTCTCCGGTGGAGATCGTCGCCGCCTTCCAGGTGCCCCTGGCGGATGGGCGCGGCGTGCTCGACGAGGACCGTGTCACGGAGATCGCCGCCCGTGCCGCCGGCGTCCCCTACAAGAAGGTGGACCCGCTCAAGCTGGACATGGCGCTGGCCACCCGCACCGTGTCGCGTCCCTTCGCGCAGAAGCACGTGCTGCTGCCGCTGGAGCGCGGTCAGGATGGCCGGTTGCTGGTGGCGGTGGCCAACCCCTTCGACAAGGAGCTCTTCGAGAGCATGCACGTGCTCACCGGCATGCCCATCGAGCCGGTGCTCTCCGCGAAGACGGACATCCTCAAGGCCATCGCGGACATCTATGGCTTCAAGCGCACGCTGGCGCGCGCCGCGGATGACTTCAACACCAATCCCCAGAACTCGTCGCAGATCGGCAACTTCGAGCAGCTCGTCTCGCTCAGTGGCCGTCAGGAGCTGGACGCGGGAGACCAGCCCGTGGTGCAGGCCGTGGACTACATGCTGCGCTACGCCTTCGACAACCGCGCCTCGGACATCCACATCGAGCCCAAGCGCAACACCTCGCTGGTACGTCTGCGCATCGATGGTGTGCTGCACCCGGTGTACACGCTGCCCGCGGGCGTGCATCCGCCCATCGTGTCGCGCGTGAAGACGCTCTCGCGCATCGACATCTCCGAGAAGCGCAAGCCACAGGACGGCCGCATCAAGACCGAGCGCGATGGTCGCGAGGTGGAGCTCCGCGTCTCCACTCTGCCCACCGCCTTTGGCGAGAAGGTCGTCATCCGTGTGTTCGATCCGGAGACGCTGGTGCAGGACATCGCCCAGCTCGGCTTCGACCCGGACGAGAAGAGCGTCTTCGAGTCGTGGATCGATCAGCCCCACGGCATCATCCTCGTCACCGGTCCCACGGGCAGCGGCAAGACGACCACGCTCTATTCGGCGCTCAAGGCGGTTGCCGGTCCGGACGTCAACGTCACCACCATCGAGGATCCGATCGAAATGGTGTGGGACGGCTTCAACCAGGTGCAGGTGCAGCCCAAGGTGGGGCTCGACTTCGCCGGCGCGCTGCGCAGCATCCTCCGCCAGGATCCGGACGTCATCATGGTGGGCGAAATCCGCGACGCGGAGACGGCGGAGAACGCCGTGCAGGCCGCGCTCACGGGCCACCTGGTGCTCTCCACGCTGCACACCAACGACGCCATTGGCGCGGTGGCGCGTTTGATGGACCTGGGCGTGCCACCCTTCCTGCTGGCACAGAGCCTCATCGGGATGATGGCCCAGCGCCTGTTGCGGCGCGTGTGCCCGCACTGCGCGCAGCCGACGACGCTCACGCAGGACGAACTGGCCATGCTGGGCGCGCCCATTCCGCTACTGCCGGGCGGAGTGCGCATCGTGAAGGGCGCCGGGTGCGTGCGCTGCCGCGGCACCGGGTACTGGGGTCGCACGGGTGCGTTCGAAATCGTCAACATGAACAACGAGCTGCGTGAGTTCATCTCGCGTGGGGCCAACCACCGACAGATGTTGGATGCGGCACGCCGGGGCGGTACGCGGACGCTGCGCGAAGCGGCGGTGCGCAAACTGGCAATGGGACTCACGTCGTTCGACGAAGTGGTGCGCATGACGTCCGTGGCGTGA
- a CDS encoding uroporphyrinogen-III synthase, protein MEKRLEGIRVLVTRPRERSEELCFLLEDEGAHVLHVPLLELLPPENPRPLKAAAESVQRYKWVVFASPSAVDALMEALREAGTTARLAQVRIAVVGPRTARAVEGYGLNVAVESPEGTGASLYEVMRPTLEPEDEVLLPAAEEGRRELEDALREHGARVTRVTAYRSAPVSLPAETQEQLQSSPPDVALFASPRTAEAFLEAAGRERLGAARLVAIGPTTAAALARLGLTVATVAERPTPEALVEATIQAIRG, encoded by the coding sequence GTGGAAAAGCGACTCGAAGGCATCCGTGTCCTGGTGACGCGCCCCCGTGAACGTTCGGAGGAGCTGTGCTTCCTCCTGGAGGACGAGGGGGCGCACGTGCTGCATGTCCCGCTGCTGGAGTTGCTGCCTCCGGAGAATCCGCGCCCGTTGAAGGCGGCCGCGGAGTCCGTTCAACGCTACAAGTGGGTGGTGTTCGCCAGCCCCTCGGCGGTGGATGCGCTGATGGAGGCGCTGCGTGAGGCCGGTACGACGGCGCGGCTGGCGCAGGTGCGCATCGCCGTGGTGGGGCCTCGGACCGCGCGCGCCGTGGAGGGCTACGGGCTGAACGTGGCCGTCGAGTCCCCCGAGGGGACGGGTGCATCGCTCTACGAGGTCATGCGCCCCACGTTGGAGCCGGAGGACGAGGTGTTGCTGCCGGCGGCCGAGGAGGGGCGACGCGAGCTGGAGGACGCCTTGCGCGAGCATGGCGCGAGGGTGACGCGGGTGACGGCGTACCGTTCCGCGCCCGTGTCGCTGCCGGCCGAGACCCAGGAGCAGCTCCAGTCCTCACCCCCGGACGTGGCCCTCTTCGCCTCGCCGCGCACCGCGGAGGCGTTCCTGGAGGCGGCGGGGCGCGAGCGGCTGGGCGCGGCCCGGCTGGTGGCCATCGGTCCCACCACCGCGGCGGCGCTGGCCCGGCTGGGTTTGACGGTGGCCACGGTCGCCGAGCGTCCCACCCCCGAGGCGCTGGTCGAGGCGACCATCCAGGCGATTCGCGGATAG
- the hemC gene encoding hydroxymethylbilane synthase, which yields MKAVRIATRQSPLALWQARHVGSLLTQQHPGLEVSFVEMTTAGDRFLSAPLSTVGGKGLFVKEIEQSLLDGRADLAVHSLKDMTSVLPAGLLLAAVPRREDPRDAFCSPAGLSLEMLPKGARVGTSSLRRSCILRSRRPDLEIISLRGNVQTRLARMRELELHGAVLAYAGLKRLGLETEITEVLPTSLSLPAVGQGVLAIQCRTEDAEVRGLLAPLEDATTRIAVTAERAFMARLEGGCTVPLAGHASVEGNTVRLRGLVGRPDGSKVVEAERSGPVETALAVGEALAEELLSLGAAEILRDFGRASPVPES from the coding sequence ATGAAGGCCGTACGTATCGCCACCCGGCAGAGTCCGCTGGCGCTCTGGCAGGCCCGTCACGTGGGCTCGCTGCTCACCCAGCAGCACCCCGGGTTGGAGGTCTCCTTCGTGGAGATGACCACCGCGGGAGACCGTTTCCTCTCCGCGCCCCTGTCCACCGTGGGCGGCAAGGGGCTGTTCGTGAAGGAGATCGAGCAGTCGCTGCTCGATGGCCGCGCGGACCTGGCCGTCCACAGTCTCAAGGACATGACGTCCGTGCTGCCCGCGGGCCTGCTGCTGGCGGCGGTGCCCCGGCGCGAGGATCCGCGCGACGCGTTCTGCAGCCCGGCCGGGCTCTCGTTGGAGATGCTTCCCAAGGGGGCGCGGGTGGGCACGTCCTCGCTGCGGCGCAGCTGCATCCTGCGCTCGCGGCGGCCGGACCTGGAGATCATCAGCCTGCGCGGCAACGTGCAGACCCGGCTGGCGCGCATGCGCGAGCTGGAGCTGCACGGCGCGGTGCTCGCCTACGCGGGCCTCAAGCGTCTGGGGCTGGAGACGGAAATCACCGAGGTGCTGCCCACCAGCCTCAGCCTGCCGGCGGTGGGGCAGGGCGTGCTCGCCATCCAGTGCCGCACCGAGGACGCCGAGGTGCGCGGTCTGCTGGCGCCGCTGGAGGACGCCACCACGCGCATCGCGGTGACGGCCGAGCGCGCCTTCATGGCCCGGTTGGAGGGCGGGTGCACCGTCCCGCTGGCCGGACACGCCTCGGTGGAAGGCAACACCGTCCGTCTGCGTGGACTGGTAGGGCGGCCGGACGGCTCGAAGGTGGTGGAGGCGGAGCGCAGCGGTCCGGTGGAAACGGCTCTCGCCGTGGGTGAAGCGCTCGCCGAGGAACTGTTGTCGCTCGGCGCGGCGGAGATCCTTCGTGATTTTGGTCGCGCCTCGCCCGTGCCGGAGTCCTAG
- the hemA gene encoding glutamyl-tRNA reductase — protein MEFLCIGISHRTAPLSVRERLALPENQQVELLRRLAQAPNEALLVSTCNRVELYLAAPDMNRVREGALDELRRLGGPEALEHLYEHRGEDALVHLFRVAASLDSMVLGEAQILGQVKDAFERGQGAGAVRGELTRVCASAFGCAKRVRTETAIGRAATSMASAAVALASKVYDGLRDKTVLLVGAGEMAELAARHLKQAGATRLFVANRTLARAEALAAEVGATARPFEELFTLLTAADVVVCSTASPVPLFTKENVGAVARARKHRTLFMVDLAVPRDIAPEVGELDWVHAYDVDDIQKFVAENAAARAEEAQKAGVLVAQEVARFVRERAVRNGVPVLAQLRQRGEAIARAEVERTLAAIGDGLTDKQRKSVEAMARAIVNKLLHEPTARLRSVGPEHEGNRLAGAAAELFGLDEVPAPGAGTAGPNVVANGGKG, from the coding sequence ATGGAGTTCCTCTGCATCGGCATTTCGCACCGGACCGCGCCGCTCTCCGTTCGTGAGCGGCTCGCGCTACCGGAGAACCAGCAGGTGGAGCTGCTGCGGCGGCTGGCCCAGGCGCCCAACGAGGCGCTGCTCGTGTCCACCTGCAACCGGGTGGAGCTGTACCTGGCCGCGCCGGACATGAACCGGGTGCGCGAGGGCGCCCTCGACGAGCTGCGGCGGCTTGGCGGCCCGGAGGCGCTCGAGCACCTCTACGAGCACCGCGGCGAGGACGCGCTGGTCCACCTCTTCCGGGTGGCGGCCAGCCTGGACTCCATGGTGCTGGGCGAGGCGCAGATCCTCGGCCAGGTGAAGGACGCCTTCGAGCGGGGCCAGGGCGCGGGCGCGGTGCGCGGCGAGTTGACGCGCGTGTGCGCCTCGGCCTTCGGTTGCGCCAAGCGGGTGCGTACGGAGACGGCCATCGGCCGGGCCGCCACCTCCATGGCCAGCGCGGCCGTGGCGCTCGCGAGCAAGGTGTACGACGGGCTCCGCGACAAGACGGTGCTGCTGGTGGGCGCGGGCGAGATGGCGGAGCTGGCCGCGCGTCACCTGAAGCAGGCGGGCGCCACCCGGCTCTTCGTGGCCAACCGCACCCTGGCCCGCGCCGAGGCGCTCGCGGCCGAGGTGGGCGCCACCGCGCGTCCCTTCGAGGAGCTCTTCACGCTGCTCACCGCGGCGGACGTGGTGGTGTGCAGCACGGCGTCGCCGGTGCCCCTCTTCACCAAGGAGAACGTGGGCGCGGTGGCCAGGGCGCGCAAGCACCGGACGCTCTTCATGGTGGACCTGGCCGTGCCGCGCGACATCGCCCCCGAGGTGGGGGAGCTGGACTGGGTGCACGCCTACGACGTGGACGACATCCAGAAGTTCGTGGCGGAGAACGCCGCCGCCCGTGCCGAGGAAGCGCAGAAGGCCGGTGTGCTGGTGGCCCAGGAAGTGGCCCGCTTCGTGCGCGAGCGGGCCGTGCGCAATGGTGTGCCCGTGCTCGCCCAACTGCGTCAGCGCGGTGAGGCCATCGCCCGTGCCGAGGTGGAGCGCACGCTCGCCGCCATTGGCGACGGCCTCACCGACAAGCAGCGCAAGAGCGTCGAGGCCATGGCGCGCGCCATCGTCAACAAGCTGCTGCACGAGCCCACGGCCCGGTTGCGGTCGGTGGGTCCCGAGCACGAGGGCAATCGGCTGGCCGGAGCCGCCGCCGAGCTCTTCGGTCTCGATGAAGTGCCCGCGCCCGGCGCGGGGACGGCCGGCCCCAATGTGGTGGCCAACGGAGGCAAGGGATGA
- a CDS encoding cytochrome C assembly family protein — MNHALVSLACHAYVVAALVYLAYLVRQMGALATTGRVLVGMGLALHGVALFGLFGAQGGRPVGMAQGFSTFAFLLLAIFLVVDVRYRRPVIGAFITPLAVAVLLPGLLLDGGGPLSPDVQRPLLPVHITIALLGVAASAVAAGVAGMYLLMERQVKGKRFGLLFARLPSLEFLDTLNRQLVVVGFIALSVTLVTGAFFSSAAPGFFWAWQSKQIATLVAWAVFAALVGARSFGGWRGRRVALLTMTGFGLLLVSFLSSYDFIHVSGGWR, encoded by the coding sequence ATGAACCACGCGCTGGTCTCCCTCGCCTGCCACGCCTATGTCGTCGCGGCGTTGGTCTATCTGGCCTACCTCGTCCGACAGATGGGGGCGCTCGCCACCACCGGTCGGGTGCTGGTGGGCATGGGATTGGCCCTGCACGGAGTGGCCCTCTTCGGGCTCTTCGGGGCGCAGGGGGGTCGTCCCGTGGGCATGGCCCAGGGCTTCTCCACCTTCGCCTTCCTGCTGCTGGCCATCTTCCTGGTGGTGGATGTGCGCTACCGCAGGCCGGTGATTGGCGCCTTCATCACCCCGCTGGCCGTGGCGGTGCTGCTGCCGGGTCTGCTGCTGGATGGTGGAGGCCCGCTGTCCCCGGACGTGCAGCGTCCCCTGTTGCCGGTGCACATCACCATCGCGCTGCTGGGCGTGGCCGCCTCGGCGGTGGCCGCGGGGGTCGCGGGGATGTACCTGCTGATGGAGCGGCAGGTGAAGGGCAAGCGCTTCGGCCTGCTCTTCGCGCGCCTGCCCTCGCTGGAGTTCCTCGACACCCTCAACCGCCAGCTCGTGGTGGTGGGCTTCATCGCGCTGTCGGTGACGCTCGTCACCGGAGCGTTCTTCTCCAGCGCGGCGCCGGGCTTCTTCTGGGCCTGGCAGTCCAAGCAGATCGCCACGCTGGTGGCCTGGGCTGTCTTCGCCGCGCTCGTCGGCGCCCGCTCCTTCGGCGGGTGGCGGGGCCGGCGTGTCGCGCTGTTGACCATGACGGGGTTCGGGTTGCTGCTGGTGTCCTTCCTCTCCTCGTATGACTTCATCCATGTCAGCGGAGGTTGGCGCTAG
- the trxA gene encoding thioredoxin, with protein sequence MAGADVMNIGDGEFDKEVLKSDQPVLVDFWATWCAPCRAIAPSIEELATQYKGKVKVAKINIDDNQDTPQQYGIRSIPTLLVFKGGKVVEQIVGAVPKAKLEAALQKAIST encoded by the coding sequence ATGGCAGGCGCTGACGTGATGAACATCGGGGATGGGGAGTTCGATAAGGAAGTGCTGAAGTCCGACCAGCCCGTGCTGGTGGATTTCTGGGCCACGTGGTGCGCCCCGTGCCGGGCCATCGCTCCTTCCATCGAGGAGCTGGCGACCCAGTACAAGGGGAAGGTGAAGGTCGCGAAGATCAACATCGACGACAACCAGGACACGCCGCAGCAGTACGGCATCCGCTCCATCCCCACCCTGCTCGTCTTCAAGGGCGGCAAGGTGGTGGAGCAGATCGTCGGCGCCGTGCCCAAGGCGAAGCTCGAGGCCGCGCTCCAGAAGGCCATCTCGACCTGA